A genome region from Streptomyces sp. S4.7 includes the following:
- a CDS encoding LysR family transcriptional regulator has protein sequence MELQQMRYVIAVAEMNSFTRAAQRCLVVQSALSHQIARLEKELGARLFERTSRRVRLTPAGAAFLPAARQCLDAAERVAAEVAAAVGEVRGRLAVGLIPSVAAVDVPAVLREFHQRHPKARISLSVGASDELAEQVRQGDIEVAFLGIPVTARPRGVMARKLAEERLVAVVSPDHPLADETSVDLRRLSSEVFVDLPAKTAGRAQSDLAFTAAGITREVAFEVTNADYLARLVGAGLGVALLPPTYAEGLAGITTIEVTDAPARAEYVIWSRESRAPAANAFLELLGIEEE, from the coding sequence ATGGAGCTCCAGCAGATGCGGTACGTGATCGCCGTGGCCGAGATGAACAGCTTCACGAGGGCTGCCCAACGCTGTCTTGTGGTCCAGTCCGCACTCAGCCATCAGATCGCGCGCCTGGAGAAGGAGTTGGGTGCGAGGCTCTTCGAACGCACCAGCCGCCGGGTCCGATTGACCCCGGCGGGCGCGGCTTTTCTGCCCGCCGCCCGCCAGTGCCTCGACGCGGCGGAGCGGGTCGCCGCCGAAGTCGCGGCGGCCGTCGGGGAGGTACGCGGACGGCTCGCGGTGGGGCTGATCCCCAGCGTCGCCGCCGTGGACGTTCCCGCTGTCCTCAGGGAATTCCACCAGCGCCATCCGAAGGCCCGGATCAGCCTCAGTGTGGGGGCGAGCGACGAGCTCGCCGAGCAGGTCAGGCAGGGGGATATCGAGGTGGCCTTTCTCGGCATCCCGGTCACGGCCCGCCCCCGGGGCGTCATGGCCCGGAAGCTGGCCGAGGAGCGGCTGGTCGCCGTGGTCTCCCCGGATCACCCGCTCGCCGACGAGACCTCGGTCGACCTCCGTCGGCTGTCCTCGGAGGTGTTCGTGGACCTCCCGGCGAAGACCGCCGGCCGGGCCCAGTCCGATCTGGCCTTCACCGCCGCCGGCATCACCCGCGAGGTCGCCTTCGAGGTGACCAACGCGGACTACCTGGCCCGTCTGGTCGGCGCGGGCCTTGGCGTGGCCCTGCTCCCGCCCACGTATGCCGAGGGCCTGGCCGGGATAACCACGATCGAGGTCACGGACGCACCGGCCCGCGCCGAGTATGTGATCTGGAGCCGGGAGAGCCGCGCCCCGGCGGCCAACGCATTCCTGGAGCTGCTGGGCATCGAGGAGGAGTGA
- a CDS encoding transposase family protein, with protein sequence MIRVSKDWARAAIIRSQRIAGLTPAVIAELGPLLHERHQAVLTSHPRRRAIGAGAKHKLAFIDRLLATLVYLRHATAHDVLACWFGVDRSTITRAIGEMRPLLAERGCTVAPDVRSAHTRRGHRPSRCERADQSHQRHRGPGTSSSSRAQEP encoded by the coding sequence ATGATCCGTGTGTCAAAGGACTGGGCGCGTGCAGCAATCATCCGTAGCCAGCGGATCGCCGGGCTGACACCCGCTGTGATCGCTGAACTCGGCCCGTTATTGCACGAGCGGCACCAGGCCGTGTTGACGTCACACCCCCGCCGCCGGGCCATCGGTGCCGGAGCCAAGCACAAGCTGGCCTTCATTGACCGCCTGTTGGCCACGCTCGTGTACCTCCGCCATGCAACGGCTCACGATGTGCTGGCCTGCTGGTTCGGCGTGGACCGCTCCACCATTACGCGTGCGATCGGTGAAATGCGGCCCCTGCTCGCCGAGCGGGGCTGCACCGTCGCGCCCGACGTCCGATCTGCGCACACTCGCCGAGGCCATCGACCATCTCGGTGCGAGCGGGCAGACCAGAGTCATCAACGCCACCGAGGTCCAGGCACGTCGTCCAGCAGCCGGGCGCAAGAACCGTGA
- the dhaK gene encoding dihydroxyacetone kinase subunit DhaK has translation MRMLINVPETVVADGLRGMAAAHPDLSVDVDNRVVVRRDAPVEGKVGLVSGGGSGHEPLHGGFVGPGMLSAACPGEVFTSPVPDQMVRAATAVDSGAGVLFIVKNYTGDVLNFDMAAELAEDEGVRVGKVLVNDDVAVVDSLFTAGRRGTGATLFVEKIAGAAAEEGAPLERVEAIGRQVNESARSFGVALSVVTTPSKGSPTFDLPDGELELGIGIHGEPGRERRAMMTSREIADFAVNAVLEDLRPSGPVIALVNGMGATPLLELYGFNAEVQRVLAERGVAVARTLVGNYVTSLDMAGCSVTLCQVDEDLLRLWDAPVQTPALRWGR, from the coding sequence TTGAGAATGCTCATCAACGTGCCGGAGACCGTCGTCGCCGACGGACTGCGTGGAATGGCCGCCGCGCACCCCGATCTGTCCGTCGACGTGGACAACCGCGTCGTCGTGCGCCGGGACGCGCCGGTCGAGGGAAAGGTGGGGCTCGTCTCGGGCGGCGGCTCGGGGCATGAGCCCTTGCACGGGGGGTTCGTGGGGCCCGGGATGCTCTCCGCCGCCTGTCCGGGCGAGGTGTTCACCAGTCCCGTACCCGATCAGATGGTGCGGGCCGCCACCGCCGTGGACAGTGGTGCGGGGGTGCTGTTCATCGTGAAGAACTACACCGGTGACGTCCTCAACTTCGACATGGCGGCCGAGCTGGCCGAGGACGAGGGTGTCCGCGTCGGGAAGGTGCTGGTCAACGACGATGTCGCCGTGGTCGACAGCCTGTTCACGGCGGGTCGGCGCGGTACGGGCGCCACGCTCTTCGTCGAGAAGATCGCCGGCGCCGCCGCCGAGGAGGGCGCGCCGCTGGAGCGGGTCGAGGCGATCGGGCGGCAGGTGAACGAGAGCGCGCGCAGCTTCGGTGTCGCCCTCAGCGTCGTGACGACCCCGTCCAAGGGCAGTCCGACCTTCGATCTGCCGGACGGTGAGCTGGAGCTGGGCATCGGTATCCACGGCGAGCCGGGGCGCGAGCGGCGCGCGATGATGACCTCGCGCGAGATCGCGGACTTCGCCGTGAACGCGGTGCTGGAGGATCTGCGCCCGTCGGGCCCGGTGATCGCGCTGGTCAACGGCATGGGGGCAACGCCCCTGCTGGAGCTGTACGGCTTCAACGCCGAGGTGCAGCGGGTACTTGCCGAGCGCGGCGTGGCGGTGGCCCGTACGCTCGTCGGGAACTACGTGACCTCGCTCGACATGGCCGGGTGCTCGGTGACCCTCTGTCAGGTCGACGAGGATCTGCTGCGGCTCTGGGACGCGCCGGTGCAGACACCCGCACTGCGCTGGGGCCGCTGA
- the dhaL gene encoding dihydroxyacetone kinase subunit DhaL — MLDVDFFRRWLTAAAAAVEREAGRLTDLDSAIGDADHGSNLQRGFRAVIAALEAEPPETPGATLILAGRQLISTVGGASGPLYGTLLRRTGKALGDSAEVTAPRLAEALGAGVAAVAQLGGAKAGDKTMIDALEPAVAALGTSFAAAATAADEGAVATVPLLARKGRASYLGERSIGHQDPGATSSALLIAALAATAGE; from the coding sequence GTGCTCGACGTCGACTTCTTCCGCCGCTGGCTCACCGCTGCGGCGGCCGCCGTGGAGCGGGAGGCGGGCCGTCTCACCGATCTCGACTCGGCGATCGGCGACGCCGACCACGGCAGCAACCTCCAGCGCGGCTTCCGGGCCGTGATCGCGGCGCTGGAGGCGGAGCCGCCGGAGACGCCCGGTGCCACGCTGATCCTCGCGGGGCGGCAGTTGATCTCCACGGTGGGCGGCGCCTCGGGGCCGTTGTACGGGACGCTGCTGCGGCGTACGGGCAAGGCGCTCGGCGACTCGGCCGAGGTGACGGCGCCGCGGCTGGCCGAGGCGCTGGGCGCCGGGGTCGCCGCCGTGGCGCAACTGGGCGGCGCGAAGGCCGGGGACAAGACGATGATCGACGCGCTGGAGCCCGCGGTGGCGGCGCTCGGCACGTCGTTCGCGGCGGCGGCGACCGCCGCGGACGAGGGCGCGGTGGCGACCGTGCCGCTCCTGGCCCGCAAGGGACGGGCCAGCTATCTCGGTGAGCGCAGCATCGGGCATCAGGATCCGGGCGCCACGTCCTCCGCGCTGCTGATCGCGGCCCTGGCCGCGACGGCGGGCGAATGA
- a CDS encoding PTS fructose transporter subunit IIA gives MSTGQPVGVVLVSHSRAVAKAVAELAIGLAGGGTTAPVAAAGGTPDGGLGTSSELIAAAAAEVDRGAGVALLVDLGSAVLTVKSMLAEGDELPEGARLVDAPFVEGAVAAVVTASAGADLDAVEAAASEAYDYRKV, from the coding sequence ATGAGCACCGGGCAGCCGGTCGGTGTCGTGCTGGTGTCGCACAGCCGGGCGGTGGCCAAGGCGGTCGCCGAGCTGGCGATCGGGCTCGCGGGCGGCGGTACCACCGCTCCGGTGGCCGCCGCCGGCGGCACTCCGGACGGTGGGCTCGGCACCAGTTCCGAGCTGATCGCGGCGGCAGCCGCCGAGGTGGACCGGGGCGCGGGTGTCGCTCTCCTGGTCGATCTGGGCAGCGCCGTGCTGACCGTGAAGTCGATGCTGGCCGAGGGCGACGAACTGCCCGAAGGCGCTCGGCTGGTGGACGCGCCCTTCGTGGAAGGCGCGGTCGCGGCCGTGGTCACGGCGTCGGCGGGCGCGGACCTGGACGCGGTGGAGGCGGCGGCCTCGGAGGCGTACGACTACCGCAAGGTCTGA
- a CDS encoding NADPH-dependent 2,4-dienoyl-CoA reductase has translation MSPYPHLFSPLDLGFVTLPNRVLMGSMHVGLEEAENGFARMAAFYAARARGGVGLMVTGGIAPNDRGRPYEGGARLTTEAEAEQHRPVTSAVHAEGGRIAMQILHFGRYAYHPDLVAPSALQAPISPHVPHALTDDEVEETVEDFVRAAELARLAGYDGVEVMGSEGYLINEFIAARTNLREDRWGGTYENRIRFPVEIVRRIRERVGPDFILVYRLSMLDLVPGGSSLAEVVTLAQEMEAAGATLINTGIGWHEARIPTIAASVPRGAYTWVTKALMGSVSVPLITSNRVNTPEVAEQLLADGRADMVSMARPFLADPDFVAKARDGHADRINTCIGCNQACLDHTFSGKITSCLVNPRACHETELVLSPTRRVKRVAVVGAGPAGLACAVSAAERGHSVTLFDAADEVGGQLNVAERVPGKEEFGETLRYFRGRLARLAVDVRLNTLVTAQELTDEDAGYDEIVVATGVTPRTPRIPGIDHARVVGYLDVLRGAVTVGERVAIIGAGGIGFDVAEFLTDGGEGASLDADVYFRQWGVDTGYRSPGGLRESVRPKPPRTVHLIQRKTGKVGAGLGKTTGWIHRTELRHRGVTTIAGAVYERVDDEGLHLTVDGSPAVLPVDTVVLCAGQEPRRELYDALRAAGAAPHLIGGADVAAELDAKRAIDQGTRLAATI, from the coding sequence ATGAGCCCGTACCCCCACCTGTTCAGCCCTCTCGACCTGGGCTTCGTCACCCTGCCCAACCGGGTGCTGATGGGTTCGATGCACGTCGGTCTGGAAGAGGCCGAGAACGGCTTCGCCCGCATGGCCGCCTTCTACGCCGCACGCGCCCGTGGCGGTGTCGGCCTGATGGTGACCGGCGGCATCGCGCCCAACGACCGGGGGCGGCCGTACGAGGGCGGCGCCCGGCTCACGACCGAGGCGGAGGCCGAGCAGCACCGCCCGGTGACGTCGGCGGTGCACGCCGAAGGCGGCCGGATCGCGATGCAGATCCTGCACTTCGGGCGGTACGCCTACCACCCGGACCTGGTGGCGCCGAGCGCGCTCCAGGCTCCCATCAGCCCCCATGTCCCGCACGCCCTCACCGACGACGAGGTCGAGGAGACGGTGGAGGACTTCGTACGGGCGGCGGAGCTGGCGCGGCTGGCCGGGTACGACGGCGTGGAGGTGATGGGGTCCGAGGGCTATCTGATCAACGAGTTCATCGCCGCGCGGACCAATCTGCGCGAGGACCGGTGGGGCGGCACCTACGAGAACCGCATCCGCTTCCCCGTGGAGATCGTCCGCCGCATCCGGGAGCGTGTGGGTCCCGACTTCATCCTCGTCTACCGGCTGTCGATGCTCGACCTGGTGCCGGGCGGCTCCTCGCTCGCCGAAGTCGTCACGCTGGCCCAGGAGATGGAGGCGGCGGGCGCGACGCTCATCAACACCGGGATCGGCTGGCACGAGGCCCGGATCCCGACGATCGCCGCGTCCGTGCCGCGCGGCGCGTACACCTGGGTGACCAAGGCGCTGATGGGGTCGGTGTCCGTACCCCTGATCACCAGCAACCGGGTCAACACCCCGGAGGTGGCGGAGCAGTTGCTCGCCGACGGGCGCGCCGACATGGTGTCGATGGCACGTCCCTTCCTGGCCGATCCCGATTTCGTCGCCAAGGCGCGCGACGGGCACGCCGACAGGATCAACACCTGTATCGGTTGCAACCAGGCGTGTCTCGACCACACGTTCAGCGGGAAGATCACCTCCTGCCTGGTCAATCCACGCGCCTGCCACGAGACCGAGCTGGTCCTCTCCCCCACCCGGCGCGTCAAGCGTGTCGCCGTCGTCGGGGCCGGTCCCGCGGGGCTGGCGTGCGCGGTGTCGGCAGCCGAACGCGGGCATTCGGTCACGCTGTTCGACGCGGCGGACGAGGTCGGCGGACAGCTCAATGTCGCCGAACGCGTCCCCGGCAAGGAGGAGTTCGGCGAGACGCTGCGCTACTTCCGCGGCCGGCTCGCCCGGCTCGCGGTCGACGTACGGCTCAACACCCTCGTCACGGCGCAGGAGTTGACGGACGAGGATGCCGGGTACGACGAGATCGTGGTCGCGACCGGGGTCACTCCCCGTACGCCGCGGATCCCCGGCATCGACCACGCCCGCGTGGTCGGCTATCTCGACGTGCTGCGCGGCGCCGTCACCGTCGGCGAACGCGTCGCGATCATCGGCGCCGGAGGCATCGGTTTCGACGTCGCCGAATTCCTCACCGACGGCGGCGAAGGCGCGAGCCTCGACGCGGACGTCTACTTCCGGCAGTGGGGTGTCGACACCGGTTACCGCTCTCCTGGCGGACTGCGGGAGTCCGTACGGCCCAAGCCGCCGAGGACGGTCCACCTCATCCAGCGAAAGACGGGGAAGGTGGGCGCCGGACTGGGAAAGACCACGGGCTGGATCCACCGCACCGAGCTGCGGCACCGGGGGGTCACCACGATCGCGGGCGCGGTGTACGAGCGCGTCGACGACGAGGGACTGCACCTGACGGTCGACGGCTCGCCCGCCGTCCTGCCGGTCGACACGGTCGTCCTGTGCGCCGGACAGGAACCACGGCGCGAGCTGTACGACGCGCTCCGCGCGGCCGGCGCCGCCCCGCATCTCATCGGCGGCGCGGACGTCGCCGCCGAACTCGACGCCAAGCGCGCCATCGACCAGGGGACCCGGCTGGCCGCCACGATCTGA
- a CDS encoding PadR family transcriptional regulator produces the protein MSLPHAILTALLERPSSGLELTRRFDRSIGYFWSATHQQIYRELGRLEESGYIRALAPEQPARGRKKEYEVLPAGRDELTGWVASREDPKPVRDPLLLRMRAAAVVGTDGLPVELRRHLALHERQLAEYRDIEARDFSPGPGPGREPGSTPEPAPKSAPRAPQIGGLSEADRLRHLVLRAGIDLERMWVQWLTEALRESDTAPVGGPDGTESS, from the coding sequence ATGTCCCTCCCCCACGCCATCCTCACCGCCCTTCTCGAAAGACCCTCGTCCGGCCTGGAGCTCACCCGCCGGTTCGACCGGTCCATCGGCTACTTCTGGTCGGCGACGCACCAGCAGATCTACCGGGAGCTGGGCCGGCTGGAGGAGTCGGGATACATCCGGGCCCTGGCCCCGGAGCAGCCGGCCCGTGGGCGCAAGAAGGAGTACGAGGTACTGCCCGCCGGTCGCGACGAGCTGACCGGATGGGTGGCGAGCCGGGAGGATCCCAAGCCCGTACGGGACCCGCTGCTGCTGCGCATGCGGGCGGCGGCGGTCGTGGGGACGGACGGGCTCCCCGTCGAGCTGCGCCGCCATCTCGCCCTGCATGAGCGCCAGTTGGCCGAGTACCGGGACATCGAGGCACGAGACTTCTCGCCGGGACCGGGGCCGGGGCGGGAACCGGGGTCGACACCGGAGCCGGCGCCGAAGTCAGCGCCGCGGGCACCGCAGATCGGGGGTCTCTCGGAGGCGGACCGGCTGCGGCATCTCGTGCTGCGCGCCGGGATCGATCTGGAGCGCATGTGGGTCCAGTGGCTCACCGAGGCGCTCCGCGAGTCGGACACCGCTCCGGTCGGCGGACCCGACGGCACGGAGAGCTCGTAG
- a CDS encoding FAD-dependent monooxygenase: protein MGGGIAGLLAAQVLAAHADRVTVVERDRLPDEAKARSGVPQSNHIHVLLAGGQSALDTLLPGIVAELRAHGAPEVGMPGEMVQWQSGIWYRRTPSTTHLLTASRPLLEWLVRRRVLTDTRIETVQGTEVVGLLGDAVRTTGVLLRERGAGAKATREGVVTRALTADLVVDASGRGSRAPEWLAAVGAEPPGEETLDSGLAYASRVYRPGKNDGITDTVGYYVVPDPDQVCGGVALPMEDGRYLVTLSGVRGSEPPSDGAEFADFTKRLPHPFLYEWLGRAEPDSPVRAFRNTANIRRRYDRPGRRPAGFLAIGDALCAFNPVYAQGMTVAALNALALRETLADRRRTPTTRRAQQALFNSGRPAWDISSGADKEMPGVIGDAARTRAVDRPANWYLERVQRRAGGNPDVGAAFRSVLHLSAPLTALFAPHVLRAVLFEPVPHTPAEPPMWRESDGHDSDT from the coding sequence ATCGGCGGCGGCATCGCGGGCCTGCTCGCGGCACAGGTGCTCGCCGCCCACGCGGACCGGGTGACGGTCGTCGAGCGTGACCGCCTCCCCGACGAGGCGAAGGCACGGTCCGGTGTCCCGCAGAGCAACCACATCCATGTACTGCTCGCCGGGGGTCAGTCGGCGCTGGACACGCTGCTGCCCGGGATCGTCGCCGAGTTGCGGGCGCACGGCGCGCCCGAGGTCGGGATGCCGGGCGAGATGGTGCAGTGGCAGTCCGGCATCTGGTATCGCCGCACGCCCTCCACCACTCATCTCCTCACCGCCTCGCGCCCGCTCCTCGAATGGCTCGTACGCCGCCGGGTTCTGACGGACACACGCATCGAAACGGTGCAGGGCACCGAGGTGGTGGGCCTGCTCGGTGACGCGGTCCGTACGACCGGAGTCCTGCTCCGGGAGCGCGGAGCGGGCGCCAAGGCCACCCGCGAAGGCGTCGTCACCCGTGCGCTGACCGCCGATCTGGTCGTGGACGCCTCCGGACGCGGCTCGCGCGCGCCCGAGTGGCTCGCGGCCGTCGGCGCCGAACCACCGGGAGAGGAGACGCTCGACAGCGGGCTCGCCTACGCCTCCCGCGTCTACCGTCCCGGTAAGAACGACGGCATCACCGACACCGTCGGCTACTACGTCGTCCCCGACCCCGACCAGGTATGCGGCGGCGTCGCACTGCCGATGGAGGACGGCCGCTACCTTGTCACCCTCTCGGGGGTACGCGGGAGCGAACCCCCTTCGGACGGGGCGGAGTTCGCCGACTTCACCAAGCGGCTGCCGCACCCGTTCCTGTACGAGTGGCTGGGGCGGGCCGAGCCGGACTCGCCCGTTCGCGCGTTCCGCAACACGGCCAACATCCGCCGCCGGTACGACCGTCCGGGCCGCCGTCCGGCCGGCTTCCTCGCGATCGGCGACGCGCTGTGCGCCTTCAATCCGGTCTACGCGCAGGGCATGACCGTCGCCGCCCTGAACGCCCTCGCGCTGCGCGAGACGCTGGCGGACCGGCGCCGTACGCCCACGACCCGGCGTGCGCAGCAGGCGCTGTTCAACTCCGGGCGGCCGGCGTGGGACATCTCCTCCGGGGCGGACAAGGAGATGCCCGGCGTCATCGGTGACGCGGCGCGGACCCGCGCGGTGGACCGGCCCGCGAACTGGTATCTGGAGCGGGTGCAGCGCAGGGCGGGCGGAAATCCGGATGTCGGTGCGGCGTTCCGTTCCGTGCTGCACCTCTCCGCGCCGCTGACCGCGCTGTTCGCGCCGCATGTTCTACGCGCGGTGCTGTTCGAACCGGTACCGCACACGCCCGCCGAGCCGCCGATGTGGCGGGAGTCCGACGGTCACGACTCCGACACCTGA